In Bacillus sp. DX3.1, the following proteins share a genomic window:
- a CDS encoding peptide ABC transporter substrate-binding protein: MKKKKIKKLTAVVAPVLAMSMALTACSGSGGDKKTSTSSSSDSKSDAKYAAKQVLNRTERNEIPSMDSSKSTDTLSSQIIGNTMEGLYRLDKDNKPIPAAAESSTKSEDGKKYTFKLRKDAKWSNGDPVTAKDFVYAWQRLVDPKTAAEYGFIAYSIKNAEAINTGKAEVSTLGAKAVDDYTLEVELETPVPYFLNLTAFVNYYPLNEKVVKEKGDKYGLEADTLVYNGPFVMSEWKHEQGWQLKKNDTYWDKKNVKLEEINFSVVKEPATNVNLYDSGQIDFTLLTGEFVDKYKAKKDEFGEYLETGTFFLRLNQKRGDQDTPLKSKKLREAIALSIDKKDLATVILNDGSKPADFLVPKGLATGPDGKDFQGTFKNGLKPDAKKAAAAWEAAKKELGKDQVTIELLNYDTGSSKKVGEYVKDQIEKNLKGVTVNIKLQPFKQKLKVEQEQDYDISFGGWSPDYADPMTFLDMFESKHSHNQMSYSNPKYDEIIKKGQTELMSDAKKRWEELGKAEKILIEEDVALVPLYQSGRSYVLQPNVKGIVKHNISPEYSFKWAYVTEKDGK; encoded by the coding sequence GTGAAAAAGAAAAAAATAAAAAAACTAACAGCAGTCGTAGCACCAGTATTAGCAATGAGTATGGCATTAACAGCATGTTCGGGATCAGGTGGGGATAAAAAGACAAGTACATCGTCAAGTAGTGATAGTAAATCAGATGCTAAATATGCAGCAAAACAAGTACTGAATCGTACAGAAAGAAACGAAATTCCATCTATGGACTCTTCAAAATCAACAGATACACTATCATCACAAATTATAGGGAACACAATGGAAGGGTTATATCGTCTTGACAAAGATAATAAGCCAATCCCAGCTGCGGCAGAATCAAGCACGAAAAGTGAGGATGGCAAAAAATATACATTTAAACTTCGTAAAGATGCAAAATGGTCAAATGGTGATCCAGTAACAGCGAAAGATTTCGTCTATGCTTGGCAACGTCTAGTAGATCCGAAAACGGCTGCTGAGTACGGATTTATTGCATATTCTATCAAAAATGCAGAAGCGATTAATACAGGAAAAGCGGAAGTATCAACGTTAGGTGCAAAGGCGGTAGATGATTATACATTAGAGGTTGAATTAGAAACGCCAGTTCCATACTTTTTGAATTTAACGGCATTCGTAAACTACTATCCATTAAATGAAAAAGTTGTGAAGGAAAAAGGCGATAAATATGGATTAGAAGCGGATACATTAGTATATAACGGGCCGTTTGTAATGTCTGAATGGAAGCATGAACAAGGCTGGCAGTTAAAGAAAAACGATACGTATTGGGATAAGAAGAATGTAAAGCTTGAAGAAATTAACTTTAGTGTGGTAAAAGAACCAGCGACAAATGTAAACTTATATGACAGTGGTCAAATTGATTTCACGCTATTAACAGGAGAATTTGTTGATAAATATAAAGCGAAGAAAGATGAATTTGGAGAGTATTTGGAAACAGGTACATTCTTCTTACGCTTGAATCAAAAGCGTGGTGATCAAGATACACCGCTAAAAAGCAAAAAATTACGTGAAGCAATTGCATTGTCAATCGACAAAAAGGATTTAGCAACTGTTATTTTAAATGACGGTTCAAAACCAGCAGATTTCTTAGTACCAAAAGGATTAGCAACTGGCCCGGATGGTAAGGACTTCCAAGGAACGTTTAAAAATGGATTAAAACCAGATGCGAAAAAAGCAGCAGCGGCATGGGAAGCAGCGAAGAAAGAACTTGGTAAAGATCAAGTTACAATTGAATTGTTAAACTATGATACTGGTAGTTCGAAAAAAGTTGGAGAATATGTAAAAGACCAAATTGAGAAAAATTTAAAAGGTGTAACAGTTAATATAAAACTGCAGCCGTTTAAGCAAAAATTAAAAGTGGAACAAGAACAAGACTATGATATCTCCTTTGGTGGCTGGAGCCCAGACTATGCGGATCCAATGACATTCTTAGATATGTTTGAATCTAAGCATTCTCACAACCAAATGAGCTATTCAAATCCAAAATATGATGAGATTATTAAAAAAGGTCAAACAGAGTTAATGTCTGATGCGAAGAAACGTTGGGAAGAGCTAGGAAAAGCTGAAAAAATATTAATTGAAGAAGATGTAGCGCTTGTACCACTATATCAATCTGGTAGATCTTATGTACTGCAACCAAATGTTAAAGGTATTGTAAAACATAATATTAGTCCAG
- a CDS encoding dicarboxylate/amino acid:cation symporter: protein MKIVRNLTFQVIVAIICGILVGAIWPSAGQQMKPIGETFINMIKMVIAPIIFLTIVLGIASMGNMKKVGRVGGKALLYFEIVTTFALIIGIVVANVVRPGDGLDPSKLKGGDISQYVQSGQEMKWLDFFLHIVPSNMFEAFAKGDILQVLFFSILFGAGLTMLGKNGQPVIDFFERLSKVFFNILSIVMKLAPLGAFGGMAFTIGKYGLSTLIPLGKLMICVYATMALFVFIVLNLICKLYKFSLWKYLSHIKEELLIVLGTSSSESVLPRIMTKMEQFGCSKPVVGLVIPTGYSFNLDGTTIYLSMATIFLAQVFHIDLSLGQQLTIIAILLVTSKGAAAVTGGGFIVLASTLSAMQVIPLEGLALLLGVDRFMSEARAIVNLIGNGIATVVVAKSENEFDEAKHERLLVNMQKEKMAG, encoded by the coding sequence ATGAAAATTGTAAGAAATTTAACATTCCAAGTTATTGTCGCAATTATTTGTGGTATTTTAGTTGGAGCGATTTGGCCTAGTGCGGGGCAACAAATGAAACCAATTGGTGAAACATTTATTAATATGATCAAAATGGTTATCGCACCAATCATTTTCTTAACGATTGTGCTTGGAATTGCTAGCATGGGAAATATGAAAAAAGTGGGACGTGTTGGCGGAAAAGCACTTTTATATTTTGAAATTGTAACTACATTTGCTCTAATTATAGGCATCGTCGTTGCGAATGTTGTTCGTCCGGGTGATGGTTTAGATCCATCCAAATTAAAAGGTGGAGATATTTCGCAGTATGTACAAAGCGGTCAGGAAATGAAGTGGCTCGATTTCTTTTTACATATCGTACCGTCTAATATGTTTGAGGCGTTTGCTAAAGGTGATATTTTACAAGTATTATTCTTTTCTATTTTATTTGGAGCAGGTTTGACAATGCTTGGGAAAAATGGGCAGCCTGTTATCGACTTTTTTGAGCGATTATCCAAAGTTTTCTTTAATATTTTATCAATTGTCATGAAGTTAGCACCTCTTGGGGCGTTCGGAGGAATGGCATTTACAATTGGGAAATATGGTTTGAGCACGCTAATTCCACTTGGAAAATTAATGATTTGTGTGTATGCAACAATGGCGCTGTTTGTGTTTATTGTTTTAAATCTGATTTGTAAATTATATAAATTTAGTTTGTGGAAATATTTATCCCATATAAAAGAAGAACTGCTTATCGTACTTGGTACGTCATCCTCTGAATCTGTATTACCACGTATAATGACGAAGATGGAACAATTCGGATGTTCAAAACCAGTGGTAGGATTAGTTATTCCAACCGGGTATTCTTTTAACTTAGATGGAACTACAATCTATTTATCGATGGCTACTATTTTTTTAGCGCAAGTCTTTCATATCGATCTTTCACTTGGTCAACAATTAACTATAATAGCAATCTTGTTGGTTACATCAAAAGGTGCAGCCGCTGTAACTGGGGGAGGCTTTATCGTACTTGCATCCACGTTATCAGCAATGCAAGTTATTCCGTTAGAAGGGTTAGCACTCCTTCTAGGGGTAGACAGATTTATGTCAGAAGCGCGTGCCATTGTTAATTTAATTGGGAATGGTATTGCAACTGTTGTTGTTGCTAAAAGTGAAAATGAATTTGATGAAGCGAAACATGAGAGGTTATTAGTGAATATGCAGAAAGAGAAAATGGCCGGATAG
- a CDS encoding GntP family permease, translating to MDIVVILIALSLLMFFAYRGFSVILFAPLCALLAVFLTEPSHVLPFFSNIFMEKLVGFVKLYFPVFLLGAIFGKLVEVTGVAEKIAKIIVRFIGAKQAILAIVLMGAILTYSGVSLFVAVFAIYPFAAQLFREANIPKRLIPATIAFSAFTFSMDSLPGSPQIQNVIPTTFFKTNIYAAPTLGIIGALFIFILGMLYLERCRRKALANGEGYYGMGDKAIKAESEMAANSEAAMSVPTPGIMEERIVGKDWFAFLPLLIVGVMNKFFTEAIPTWYASGFDFAVIGLKAYGKIDMAQVIGIWSVELALIMGIITTILLNIKKVRLNFNTSMNVGISGSLLATMNTAAEYGFGGVIAALPGFAAVQHSLTGMFTNPLVNGAVMTNILCGITGSGSGGMSITLSLMADKYIEAASTFQIPLEVLHRVIAMSAGGLDTLPHNGAVITLLAVTGLTHRQAYKDIFAITIIKTMAVFFVIGMYVTFSIV from the coding sequence ATGGACATTGTCGTTATTTTAATTGCTCTGAGCTTATTGATGTTTTTTGCGTATCGAGGTTTTTCTGTCATTTTATTTGCTCCTTTGTGTGCATTGTTGGCAGTATTTTTGACAGAACCTTCTCACGTATTACCATTTTTCTCGAATATTTTTATGGAGAAACTAGTAGGTTTCGTAAAATTATACTTTCCTGTATTTTTACTGGGTGCTATTTTTGGAAAGTTAGTTGAAGTAACTGGGGTTGCAGAAAAAATCGCAAAAATCATTGTTCGTTTTATTGGAGCGAAACAAGCCATTTTAGCAATCGTATTAATGGGAGCGATTTTAACGTATAGTGGTGTAAGTTTGTTTGTTGCAGTATTTGCCATTTATCCATTTGCAGCACAATTATTTCGTGAAGCTAATATTCCAAAACGCTTAATTCCAGCTACAATTGCATTCAGTGCTTTTACTTTTTCAATGGATTCACTACCAGGTTCTCCACAAATTCAAAATGTAATTCCAACTACTTTTTTTAAAACAAACATATATGCCGCACCAACACTAGGGATTATTGGTGCATTGTTTATTTTTATACTGGGTATGCTGTATTTGGAACGTTGCCGACGGAAAGCTCTTGCAAATGGTGAGGGGTATTACGGAATGGGAGATAAAGCGATTAAGGCGGAGTCGGAAATGGCAGCGAATAGTGAAGCTGCTATGTCTGTACCAACACCGGGTATTATGGAAGAGAGGATAGTAGGAAAGGATTGGTTTGCTTTTCTACCATTGCTAATTGTAGGTGTAATGAATAAGTTTTTTACGGAAGCAATACCAACGTGGTATGCGAGTGGATTTGATTTTGCTGTGATTGGTTTAAAAGCGTACGGAAAAATAGATATGGCTCAAGTTATCGGTATTTGGTCTGTAGAACTAGCTCTTATAATGGGAATCATAACAACGATTCTATTAAATATAAAGAAGGTTAGACTAAATTTTAATACGAGTATGAATGTTGGTATTAGTGGTTCTTTACTTGCGACAATGAATACAGCAGCTGAATATGGATTTGGGGGAGTAATTGCTGCTTTACCAGGATTTGCAGCAGTGCAGCATTCTCTTACAGGGATGTTTACAAACCCGTTAGTGAATGGAGCTGTCATGACGAATATTTTATGCGGAATTACAGGTTCGGGTTCAGGAGGTATGAGTATTACATTAAGCTTAATGGCAGACAAATATATTGAAGCGGCTAGTACATTCCAGATTCCATTAGAAGTATTGCATCGCGTTATTGCAATGTCAGCAGGTGGATTGGATACTTTACCGCATAATGGAGCGGTTATTACGTTACTTGCAGTTACGGGATTAACACATCGTCAAGCTTATAAAGACATATTTGCAATTACAATAATCAAAACAATGGCTGTCTTTTTTGTAATTGGTATGTACGTAACGTTCTCAATTGTCTAA